From the Hoplias malabaricus isolate fHopMal1 chromosome 13, fHopMal1.hap1, whole genome shotgun sequence genome, the window AACCAGTTTAAGAACCTGAGATAATTTGATTGAAAAGGGTTAACTTTGTTTATCCAGTACATTTATCCAGAATTGCTTActatttctgttattttgggGAAGTTGTCAGATGTAGCATGGGTAATATGTCCTAAATAATCTTAACAGTGTAACACAGAGGGTGTACtcatttgtgtattttgtccccccccccccacttttTCACCTCTAAAATGGCTGTCTCTAAAAACTTCCTTTTTGTAACCTATTATACTCTTAAacaagataaaattaaaatatcctatgccaatccattacagCTTTACATAGGGCCTACCACATTCTCTTCCTACCTGAACACTGAAGTTGCTGTGGTTGTATATGATCTGATCTGCAACCATGACATATTTTGACATAAAATTCCAAACGTGTTCAGCATTTAACctgttttaatataatatattatttcacgTTTTATCTCCCCACAGTGATATGATTGGGTTTGAGAAGGCGTACTGTGAATACAGATTGAACAGAGTGGAGCATGCGCTGAAGACCATTGAAGGGATCTCTGAACAGACGGATAAACTCAAAGAACTCTATGGCCAAGTGGTGAGAACTTTAGTTCTGACTAGAAGAGTCAGATAATAACATATACAAGTCTctgaaacaaacactaacagtttaaatataaaatctatgCATTTGGGAAATGTTTGACAGATCCACCATTAAATGGTCAGTTAGTATAGATTTATAAATAACAGATTAATTAAATTTAGAGCCTGTTTCCTAGTTTCAGATTGCCTTGGTTCCTCAGATCACCTTGGTTTCATACAGTTGCATTTCCCGGTGCAGTAGGAATATGTACGTCATCAAATCTGTCTGCACAGATCATAGCAACAAGTGCAAATAGGAATTGGTCACAGTTTTAGTTTTCTGTTTAGGATTACAATAATCTTTCTCTTTGTGTCACATTTTATACATAATGTATCCTACTGCTGTGTCTCTGTTtgcttttgtgtatgtgtgcagcTGTATAGACTGGAACGGTACGATGAATGTGAAGCTGTATATAAAGACCTGATCAGAAACTCCCAGGACGAGTatgaggaggagaggaagacTAACCTAGCTGCAGTACAGGCAGCACAGAGTAcatgggagaacacaacacctGTGAGTGTTTGTATACTGAAGgatggttaataattatataacacTGAAATTTGTGCCGTTTCTGCAATTtgttagaaaaaaataatggcaatgcaattttagaattttttttcttgccatGTCTACTGCATACGTAGGTCACAGAGTCACTGTTATTTATAGTAGttggtgaatgtatgtgtatatagtgtcccaccactctcacacacaaacacacacacagtttgtctGATATTATGTATTGTATTATGCCATCTGACCATTGTAGACCATTACACTTTCACTTTTGTTTGCTCTTACTACCAGAAGATTgggtctttgttttgttttcaagtGACAATGGCTGTCTTTTAGAGTAGATCCAGTATTTATTCTCAAATGAAGGATATTAATCATATGATCTTTTCGGAGGTAACAGATTCTTTACAGTTGATGTGGAAATGTTTCTGATTCTCAGTGTAATCATAGGGGACTTGAGAGTGCACTTTGAATTAGGAATGTTGAAGTAGACTAATGTGAAGCTCCTCCATTATATTCCATTGTATTGGTCACtgcttttctttggagattATACATTGTTCATTTAAAATCCCCCCTGTCAGTAATGAATGCACCTTAAATCACAAGAATTCTATTCTTATTTGGACATTTAGTGTTTGTTGATAGTGAAGCCATCATAAATCGCTTTGCATCAACAAAAGTATGCTGATTTGTGTCAACTAGTTTCTAGATATTGGTGGCACCTTTAACATTTAACATCTAAATTTTCCTTAAATCACATTCTGAGCTGAATGTTCActgaatttattttgtttggtaCTTAAGTTCATGTAAAATCTTTGTACGTTTGCTCCTTATTTTTGTTTGCAGGAGGACCTGGGACTGCCTGAGAGCACGTATGAACTCTGTTACAATGCTGCCTGTAGCTTGATTGGCCAAGGCCAGTTCAAACAAGCCATGAAGAAGCTTCAAGAAGCTGAAGGTCAGCAACTCTCACACTATCAGAGGTTCAGTTAAAGGTGTATTAGAATCCAGTTCAGGTTTTTCTGCATTTGTGGATTTCTGATTTTGGTATCTCTCATTACAGAGCTCTGTAGGATGTCTCTGGCAGAAGACTCTGTGAGTATCATTCATGCCTTTAATTGAGAGTCAATGTTTATCTCCTTATGGGAATTAAAGGAGCATTATGTAATTCTGACAACCAAAGTAGCTAACTGTATTTACCAAAGTGAGTTaggttatatttacattttagtgtAAAGTCATATGAACAAGCTTaggctccatagagtgggtcccaaAATGTGGAAATAAATTTAATACAGAATCTCCAATACATTCAGGAAACTATATATCAGGGTAGATTGTTGACAGCTCCTTTAATGCTTCCATTAGAATTGAAACCAGATTAATTTTAGTTGAAAAATGTTTGTTCATCTTTTTTGTACAGGATGTAACAGAGGAGGACATAGACGCTGAACTGGCAGTAATTCATTCTCAGATGGCTTTTATCATGCAGCTTCAAGGCAGATCAGATGATGCGCTACAGCTTTATAACCAAGTCATCAAACTGAAGTATGAACATGTCTTCACACACTTATTCTTTTGATTTCTGCAGGCACCCATGTGACTCTGGTTTTAAACTATATACAAATTAGAAGCAAGCTTTGCCCCAGCAATGAGCTGCAAGATTGCGGAAGATCTTGGTGCATTgtgcttttctttttaaatatgtcaTTTCCATAATGTATGGGTACATGTTTATAAAGCAGAAGATAACTTTGTAAGCAGAAAGTGATTTCAGTGATTTTGGGTAAAATGATAACCCATGAATATTGAGCAGAAGATTATTGTTTGTTGAAATGTAACATTGTAAAATAAATTGTAGCTGTATACTATGcaatatgtatattttatataattgctTTTACTCTGAGAAGATAAACTTGCTTGCATTGAGGCAGAGGTTCCGCTTTAAACTCAAGCTGAAGCATTAATATACACATGATTATTATGTGATAAGATAGCTGAAATAATTAAATTGTCAGTAATTTCATGATGATTTGAGTCAGGGTTTCAGACTATTTTAATAATGTCTGTTGTTCTAAGGCCGTCTGATGTTGGTCTGCTGGCGGTTACAGCCAATaacatcatcaccatcaacaAGGTAACACCATAAAGAACAAATGACCTCTGAACTAGTGATTTATATGAATTAGCATGTGGTCCTGAAGTGGTTTGTACAGGGTTTTGTGCTGATTGCCTGTTGTCTGTGATCATGTAGGACCAAAATGTCTTTGACTCCAAAAAGAAGGTGAAGTTAATGAATGCGGACGGTGTCGAACACAAACTGGCCAAGAAACAGCTCCAAGCCATCGAGTTTAACAAAGCACTGCTGGCAATGTACACAAACCAGGTAAATGCACTCAAACACCCAGTCATTTTAAAATCACCTTGGAGAAGGCACATTATATGTTCAGTTTAATTTTGCTGGTGGTGTTTGTCCTGTGGGATCTGATCACCTTGTACAATAAATGACTCTTAATGACTGTTAAATGTTGCTTGTTTTTCCTTAGTCTTCTCTTCCATAGTTATACTAGTAGCAAGGGCAAGCGGTATGTTTTTGAGGACACTGAAAAACCTGACATATCATGTATTCTTGGCATCTTTCCTCCGGTCCTGAAATTTGAGCATAAGTGGTCACAGACGATGCATTTAAGACTCTTGCAAATGGATTTGTGTGTCATAGTCCGCTTGTGGTCAGATCACTCAGGACTGCTACTTTCAGAGAGTGCACTATTCTAAAACGCCTTTGTTTCTGTTGCTTGGTCttaatttttaaagaaataatggTGATTTTTGTTAATGATTCTTGGTTCATTTGGCTTCTGCTACATGTTTAACTGTTTAAACCAATAAATATGGTGACTGCTGCTGTGTGATTTGATAGGCTGACCAGTGCAGGAAGTTGTCATCAACACTGCTCTCGCAGAACCCTGGTCACCCACAACCCGTCCTCATCCAGGTGGCTCAACTCTGCCGGGAGAAACAGCATAACAAGGCTATAGAGCTGTTGCAGGTATCTATCTATTtacctctctccttctcccccAACATTTGTTTAAAGGTTTAATGACCCATTATGTGTGTCTTTATGTGTAGCGTTTTTCAGAAGAGCACCCAGAGAGTGCATCTGGAATCAAACTGACCATGGCACAACTTTACCTGACTCAAGGTCGGTTTATAACACATGCAGAGTTTTAGCATGATGACTATTGAGAAGTGAAGTGAACTATCAGTAGATAACTACTGCAGTGTGTAAATATTTCCCAGAAACTATTGTTTATCTGAATTTTTTAGACCTTTTATTATGGAATTGATCACACTGTTTTCAGATAAGCCAGGCTCCAATATGCACACAAATAgtaatgtgtaaatataaaaaacacacacgtcTGTCTCTTTTTGCAGGTCATGTGACCAAAGCTTGTGACATCCTGAAGTCCATAGAGGATTTTAAGCACAAACAGGGCATGGTAAGAATTCTGTTCTCAAAAAATACAGAACAGAAATAAACTGCTGTTTTTAAAAGCTGGATCAAAAGCTACCTAGATGAGTCTGAAACTTCTTgtatgcgtgtgtttgtgtgagacagGTCTCTGCCTTGGTGACACTGTACTCCCATGAGGAGGACATAGATAGCGCCATTGATGTCTTCAGCCAAGCCATCCAGTATTATCAGTCTGAACAGGTATGTATTATTAGGTTTGGTTTGTCATCTCAACTAACATATTGCAGACATTTCTACTTCCGTGAGGATATTAGTGTTTGACTCATTTATacctgttttttctttatttacaaaGGTACAATAAGCTTCATCTTAACAAATGAATTCTGAATTAATATTTGAGAAaatctttgtattttttttgtatctttattttcttctcttttctgtccTCTTCCTGAAACAGCCTGGTTCTTCAGCTCATCTCTCTCTGGTGCGGGAGGCTGCAGATTTTAAGCTTCGTTATGGGAGGAAGAAGGAGGCCATCAGTGACCTGGAGCAGCTGTGGAAACAGAACACTAAAGACgtacacacactcgctcagcTCATCTCAGCTTACTCACTCGTGGACCAGGACAAGGCCAAGGCGTATCCTTGAGTACTGAATACTCAGAAAACACTGGTTGAAGCCCTCCTTTACATATGTCTGCTTTTTATGATAACATTTTCGCAAGAGCTAATGCTAATATGATTCAAACAATATAAATTATACTCATCCTTAAGAATATAAGGGAATAAAAGTCAAGCAGTTGTGTAAAAATtggttttattaacatttttaattgaagAAACATTTTCCCACCTCAGCCAACTTTGAAAAAGACTCTCTGACTTAAACAGACTTTGTGTTGTTCTCTCTCTGGGAGGTCACTCTGAGCACTGTAGAAATGTGTGCCCTGTGTTACTTGTGAAGTAGTTTTCCTGAGCTCCTATCTCTCTCAGGCTGAGTAAGCACCTTCCCTCACCTGACACCATGTCGTTTAACATCGATGTAGACGAACTGGAGAACTCGCATGGAGCCACGTACGTCAGGAAGAAAGCTGCTAAAGTTGGAGGGGAAAGTGTGCCCAAGGAGCAGGGGTATGTATCTGTGGATTGAGTGGTGGTGTAAATCATAGAGCATAAATGTATTTGTTCATAGAGTTTTAATGTCCTTATTTTTGTCTTAGGCAAGGGGAggttaagaagaagaagaaaaagaagaagggtgtgtttaaatatttttactctTGTTTTATGTGTTGAGAGAATGTAGCATTGCTTCCTTTTAGCACTAAGATAAATGCTGTAACACCTGCTTTCTCAGGTAAACTCCCCAAGAACTATGACCCTAAATCTACCCCGGACCCTGAGCGCTGGTTACCGATGAGGGAGCGGTCGTATTACCGCGGAAGGAAGAAGGGCAAGAAGAAGGAACAGGTTGGCAGAGGAACTCAGGGAGCTACTTCAGGAGCTACTGCAGAACTGTgagtttatacacaaataacacaagGTGGTGCTAAAACAGGCTCacagctgaacaacttttaatGCCCTCTGTGATGAAGaatttcacttagaaaatcaagaAAATGATTGAACCAAGTGTTCCATACATTTTGCTCATCTTTAAGATTTTACCATAATTTATTCCGAGTGTCTCATTATTATTTGCTTCGTCTTATTTCTATGACTCAGAGACGCCAGCAAGATGGCCAGCAGTCCGCCCACCTCCCCTCGGCCGGGCTCTGGCACTGGTATCGCCCCCAATGTGGTACCTCCACGGCAACAGAAACCTGCAGCATCCGGGGCAACACGCAAAAAAGCCCcgcaaaagaagaagaaaggtgGAAAAGGTGGATGGTAAAGTAGGGGATGGAGTCATTCCCAGAACCTTCCTTATGTGGACCTCCATGGACATTCTTAGGCACTGGTTAATAAATTGGAATCATAATCACAGTGCAGTGGTGCCCCCAGTGGCCTAGAAGAAGATTCTGCTGAAACAATGTCCagtcattaaaaatattcaaggaaagaacagagaaagagaaaagggaatGACTTTGGTATGGACAGACAAGAGGAGACAGATGTAGAATAAACACAGGAATAGACCCAGGGAGagtggtgttttgttttttttgtttttttttccctccctccatcttttgttatcatttttaaattaaaccagttttttttgtttgttttttttaaccatcAAATAGATTGTCAACAGCCATGACTGTACATGTTAACAGTTCAGCAAATATCAGGCaggtcagttttttttatttcataaattcaTATAGAAATTCTTACCTGTTGTGCCGGGAGCACTGTtgcattatttatgttttgtgactgccttttttttttctcctgtttccacATACACAATTTGCAAATTAATTCATGGTTTCATAGTGTCTGTCTAAAGGCTTGCCTGGTAAATGTGTATGTTTAACGGAAGACAGCTACTTTGTGTtaaccaaaaataaaaatgaaacaaaaaacaaaaagacgCTGTTTATGCAAAattcaaattatatttattttttaaactcctGGATCAAGCTCACTTGTAATTAGTGTTCAAAAggtgtctccttcagctgtttcCCATTCTGGGAGCGCTGACAGAAATATAGTCCCAATGTAAAGTCTTAATAAATAGAATTTCCTTGAAAATACATCACTTCAGTGTCTCTGACTTTTcattatgttttgttgtttgtgcCGTTGTGTTTTCACTGTAGGTCTTGACAAGTTTTGACAAGTAGTCACATTTTTACAATTATAAAAACAGTATTTTGGGAAGAACTACATTTAGTCTGCAATTACTTAATTAGCAGTTTGAAACAACAGGTTTGTGTTTCAAGGTGCTGCCAGAAAGTAAGCTGCTTTAAATTTAAGTGTAgatattttgtcaataaggcaAAATTTAAATGGCAAAATGAGGACAAGGACAGCCAGGAGCTGTTGGTCCAGTAGACAGCCGAGGATGACAGAACCCTACCACACAGCGCTGGAACATGTGCTGACCACACAGCTGCTTGTCGCCTGAGGGGGAAGCACTTAAAATGCTGGTTAAACTTCCAGGAAGTGAACCTGGCTGCCTCTTGCATTGATGAGCCGTGGTTTGGCCAAGGCTGAGTTGCAGTGAGGTAACATCAGGTTAGAGACTAGCAGGTAGGAGTACATTGGTGATGCAGGCCTACTTTAGCTTTTAATGAAAATGGTGTTTTTGAATTTTGTGGTGATCCTCTGTCATTGTAAGTCTCACAAATGTATATCCCCCCTAAATTGAATAAGTTCTGAGCTaggtgttttaattaattaatttatttatttaaggctGTATGTAGGTTGCATGTTCAATATATATCACTCTGGTTAACAGCACCATGAtacattaattataaattaaaaatcataaaaatagcTACAGGTCAGTGTTTGGACAATATAGGCTTCATTTAAACGTACAAACGTACAATAACCGCGGTATAGTTCAGTATTTGTATCGTATCGCTGATTAAATTATTTGGGTCACTCTTATGGGTCTTGGTATGTGAGAATGTGTCGAAGAGCGCCCTCTGTTGGAAGCACGATTCAGACGGCCACACATTTGGGTGTAACACCAGAAAAGCATCGGGTTTAATCCACTTGTGGATCCTCTGTTAAAGCTCTCGCCTCCTCGTCATGGCGGCGATTTTGTGAAAAGATAAACAGAgtcatttctgtgttttgagACAGAAAGCCCTCGTCTAAAATCATGCCGGGGCTGAGGGAAGCTGGTTTATTCGGAGCCGCTCTCGCTGTGGCCGGTGGTTTCGCGTTTATCGCCTGGACTTTAGTAAAAACCAAGAGAAGACACCAACCTAGGAAAGTTCCTCGTCTTTTAAACACGGAGAAGCAGGAAAAAAACACCGGGAAAGAAACGAGGGCCGAGTGCAGcaaacacactccacaaacaccgTCCAAGG encodes:
- the srp72 gene encoding signal recognition particle subunit SRP72, producing MAGGSGSVAALWTEVNRCGQSGDFTRALKAVNKILHESRDDVTALHCKIVCLIQNGGFKEALNVINTHTKLLTSDMIGFEKAYCEYRLNRVEHALKTIEGISEQTDKLKELYGQVLYRLERYDECEAVYKDLIRNSQDEYEEERKTNLAAVQAAQSTWENTTPEDLGLPESTYELCYNAACSLIGQGQFKQAMKKLQEAEELCRMSLAEDSDVTEEDIDAELAVIHSQMAFIMQLQGRSDDALQLYNQVIKLKPSDVGLLAVTANNIITINKDQNVFDSKKKVKLMNADGVEHKLAKKQLQAIEFNKALLAMYTNQADQCRKLSSTLLSQNPGHPQPVLIQVAQLCREKQHNKAIELLQRFSEEHPESASGIKLTMAQLYLTQGHVTKACDILKSIEDFKHKQGMVSALVTLYSHEEDIDSAIDVFSQAIQYYQSEQPGSSAHLSLVREAADFKLRYGRKKEAISDLEQLWKQNTKDVHTLAQLISAYSLVDQDKAKALSKHLPSPDTMSFNIDVDELENSHGATYVRKKAAKVGGESVPKEQGQGEVKKKKKKKKGKLPKNYDPKSTPDPERWLPMRERSYYRGRKKGKKKEQVGRGTQGATSGATAELDASKMASSPPTSPRPGSGTGIAPNVVPPRQQKPAASGATRKKAPQKKKKGGKGGW